The Lysinibacillus pakistanensis genome includes a window with the following:
- a CDS encoding copper amine oxidase N-terminal domain-containing protein encodes MKKLSLVIVLIAASFTTNGIVVHADDHKHEDKKYEKYKDYDDDDDDYEYEYKYDDDENEGETYYFQDAVSEKGTWNIWTRTVTADKEILPFTNSQNVTFMLDGTNKVLNVFVIPKDGEFFVPGKAIAQVLGAKATFYQASKILDIQDQTNELIFRAGTNVAYDNNVKTPIPAQAFYVNKELYVPISTITNGLGYIAEWQESTQTFIGHSITK; translated from the coding sequence ATGAAGAAACTAAGTTTAGTAATCGTACTAATTGCTGCAAGCTTTACTACAAATGGTATCGTCGTACATGCAGATGATCACAAGCATGAAGATAAAAAATATGAGAAGTATAAAGACTATGACGATGATGATGACGATTATGAGTACGAATACAAGTACGATGATGATGAAAATGAAGGTGAAACTTATTATTTTCAAGATGCAGTAAGTGAAAAAGGGACCTGGAATATTTGGACTCGAACTGTTACCGCAGATAAAGAAATATTACCTTTCACAAATTCTCAAAATGTTACTTTCATGTTAGACGGAACAAATAAGGTATTGAATGTTTTTGTTATACCTAAAGATGGAGAATTTTTTGTACCTGGAAAAGCAATAGCACAGGTTTTAGGAGCAAAAGCAACCTTTTATCAAGCAAGTAAAATATTAGATATCCAAGATCAAACTAATGAATTAATTTTCCGTGCTGGAACAAATGTAGCCTATGATAACAACGTTAAAACACCTATTCCTGCACAAGCATTTTATGTAAATAAAGAATTGTATGTACCGATTAGTACAATCACGAATGGTTTAGGCTATATAGCTGAATGGCAAGAAAGCACTCAAACATTTATTGGTCATTCAATTACAAAATAG
- a CDS encoding DUF2306 domain-containing protein: protein MKRNIGILLIIVSIMWVLHTFSKNFMVDPTFEKFISKKDLLLADESLWIFMIRLHILLAIISLLTGPLGVMKKIRIKSMTFHRWNGRFYVLSIILNFIPGLYVSFFATGGWLSTIGFLILNSLWLATTCLGYWNIKKQKVMLHSQWMIRSFFLSFSNMLIYIIVAITYNLINMPYEISYIIAVWLCWMINLLVAEIIIRKKICL, encoded by the coding sequence ATGAAAAGAAACATTGGAATTTTGCTAATAATTGTCTCGATTATGTGGGTACTTCATACATTTTCAAAAAATTTTATGGTTGATCCTACTTTTGAAAAATTTATTTCTAAAAAGGATTTACTTCTTGCTGATGAATCACTATGGATATTCATGATACGACTTCATATTTTGCTGGCTATTATTTCGTTGCTTACTGGTCCATTAGGGGTTATGAAAAAAATTCGAATTAAATCGATGACATTCCACCGTTGGAATGGTCGATTCTATGTATTGTCCATTATCTTAAATTTCATTCCTGGTCTCTATGTTTCATTTTTTGCCACTGGTGGATGGCTCAGTACAATAGGATTCCTTATTTTAAATAGTTTATGGCTTGCAACAACATGCCTTGGCTATTGGAATATCAAGAAACAAAAAGTAATGTTACATAGTCAATGGATGATTCGAAGTTTTTTCCTTTCCTTTTCGAACATGTTGATTTATATCATTGTTGCCATTACATATAACTTAATTAATATGCCCTACGAAATTTCCTATATCATAGCAGTCTGGTTATGCTGGATGATTAATCTTCTAGTAGCGGAGATAATTATTAGGAAGAAAATATGCTTATAA
- a CDS encoding cation diffusion facilitator family transporter yields the protein MNSSKIAFLSVISNSAIVILKIIVGLFTGSVAILSEAIHSFLDLLASLIAFFSVRISNKPADKEHPYGHGKVENISGTIETLLIFVAGIWIIYECIHKIITPTPIKLPLLGIIVMVLGAIINIFISRIVYRTAKNTNSVAMKSNALHLLTDVYTSLGVALSLLIVHLTGWYILDPIIGIVLACFIMIEAFKMIKEAFPPLLDARLSNEEEEKIIQIIESFKDEYIEYHDFRTRRSGAEEYIDFHLVVESQNSIETVHDLCDRIEERIKNIFQNANILIHLEPENEKVN from the coding sequence GTGAATTCTTCAAAAATCGCATTTTTATCAGTTATTAGTAATTCTGCTATTGTTATTTTAAAAATTATTGTAGGTTTATTCACAGGATCGGTAGCAATTTTATCAGAGGCAATCCATTCTTTTCTAGATTTGCTTGCTTCTTTAATTGCTTTTTTCTCTGTCAGAATATCCAATAAACCAGCTGATAAAGAACACCCATATGGACATGGTAAGGTTGAAAATATTTCTGGAACAATTGAAACCCTTTTAATTTTTGTTGCAGGAATTTGGATTATTTATGAATGTATTCATAAAATTATTACACCTACTCCAATAAAGCTTCCGCTATTAGGTATAATTGTCATGGTTTTAGGTGCTATAATTAATATTTTTATATCTAGAATTGTGTATAGAACTGCTAAAAATACTAATTCAGTAGCAATGAAATCAAATGCACTTCATTTACTTACAGATGTCTATACTTCATTAGGCGTGGCCTTGAGTTTATTAATTGTTCATTTAACTGGTTGGTATATTTTAGACCCTATTATTGGTATTGTATTAGCTTGTTTTATTATGATAGAGGCTTTTAAAATGATAAAAGAAGCATTTCCTCCACTATTGGATGCAAGATTGTCAAATGAAGAAGAAGAGAAAATTATACAAATCATTGAATCATTTAAAGATGAATATATTGAGTACCATGATTTCAGAACAAGACGGTCGGGTGCTGAGGAATATATCGATTTTCATTTAGTAGTAGAATCGCAAAATAGCATTGAAACAGTTCATGATCTCTGCGATCGTATAGAAGAAAGGATTAAAAATATCTTTCAGAATGCCAATATCCTTATTCATTTAGAGCCAGAAAATGAGAAAGTAAACTAA
- a CDS encoding YjcZ family sporulation protein has protein sequence MNNNCYYGGNSGYNGSSFVLIVVLFILLIIVGASFMY, from the coding sequence ATAAATAACAATTGCTATTATGGCGGCAACAGCGGTTATAACGGCTCATCATTCGTCCTAATCGTTGTTTTATTTATTCTTCTGATTATTGTCGGCGCATCTTTCATGTATTAA
- a CDS encoding YjcZ family sporulation protein, with protein MSQGYGNGYGSGAGFALIVVLFILLIIVGTSFVRAY; from the coding sequence ATGTCTCAAGGATATGGCAATGGTTATGGTTCTGGTGCAGGATTTGCACTAATTGTTGTTCTTTTCATTCTTCTAATTATTGTTGGTACTAGTTTTGTAAGAGCTTATTAA
- a CDS encoding CPBP family intramembrane glutamic endopeptidase, protein MNWVYMIIVFIICIPGIYFMYQSEKIYLKEDDITDRQRLIIHVLTAIIFSMIGAFIVPKIEVVQQIEAMKIIKYGFGLGIICSIGHLLFYNMYFVPNLTREEYYKIETYYVNAGILSRLFYGGIIEEVIFRWSLLSLFLWLCQLVNVNNVTSEWLAIAISSILFALIHLPSIKLVASKPKKSMYVYAIIGNIWVGIFAGVAFVYGSLLAAIIVHMLFHLLWWPIQTREYAKLP, encoded by the coding sequence ATGAATTGGGTGTACATGATTATTGTATTTATTATCTGCATACCTGGTATTTATTTTATGTATCAATCAGAAAAAATTTATCTTAAAGAAGATGATATAACTGATCGGCAACGATTAATAATCCATGTTCTAACAGCCATTATTTTTTCAATGATAGGTGCTTTTATTGTGCCTAAGATTGAGGTAGTACAGCAAATCGAAGCTATGAAGATTATTAAATATGGTTTCGGTTTAGGAATTATTTGTTCTATTGGTCACTTACTATTCTACAATATGTACTTTGTGCCAAATTTAACCAGAGAAGAATATTATAAAATTGAAACTTATTATGTCAATGCAGGTATATTAAGTCGTTTATTTTATGGGGGAATTATAGAGGAAGTCATATTTCGATGGAGTTTACTTAGCTTGTTTCTTTGGTTGTGTCAATTAGTGAATGTAAACAATGTCACTAGCGAATGGTTAGCTATTGCTATTTCAAGTATTTTATTTGCACTCATCCATTTACCATCTATAAAACTTGTTGCTAGCAAGCCCAAAAAATCCATGTATGTGTATGCTATTATCGGGAATATTTGGGTTGGTATTTTTGCAGGAGTAGCTTTTGTTTATGGAAGTTTATTAGCAGCTATAATAGTCCATATGCTTTTCCATTTACTATGGTGGCCCATTCAAACTCGTGAATATGCTAAATTACCATGA
- a CDS encoding MarR family winged helix-turn-helix transcriptional regulator codes for MLVERMKNIFQTLDQINYALLNHYEEVLEYKLTPKQALIMEHIHVHGILTVNELAEKMNMSASAISQLLSKLEDGHFIERTINPESRRKIDVTLGSKGEELYKLYEEVDKQVVSKYYSKLDDEVIDQFEYVVNKIYEVIVEEQNKVKGE; via the coding sequence ATGTTAGTAGAAAGAATGAAGAATATTTTTCAAACATTAGATCAGATAAACTATGCCTTACTGAATCATTATGAAGAAGTACTTGAATATAAGTTAACGCCAAAGCAAGCGTTGATTATGGAGCATATTCATGTTCATGGAATTTTAACAGTGAATGAATTGGCTGAAAAGATGAATATGTCAGCTAGTGCAATTAGTCAATTATTATCTAAATTAGAGGACGGGCATTTCATTGAGCGAACAATTAATCCTGAATCCAGACGTAAAATTGATGTAACACTTGGCTCTAAAGGTGAAGAGCTTTATAAACTATATGAAGAAGTGGATAAACAGGTAGTGTCAAAATACTATTCTAAGTTAGATGATGAAGTAATCGATCAATTTGAGTATGTAGTGAACAAGATTTATGAGGTGATAGTAGAAGAACAAAACAAAGTTAAGGGGGAGTAG
- a CDS encoding FAD-dependent oxidoreductase — translation MIYINEAGDVARTAKIIFNFSNDLVVATNGYEIKENEKRELENKGINVITDKIKEMKGHNGVLNSVVFQNGLEIEREAGFITPSSYATNTIGQGFSCDLDEQGLIVVDHFGRTSEKNVYAAGDAAQPAPTEIVLSEATGILVAITINSDISIEKF, via the coding sequence ATAATTTATATAAATGAGGCTGGTGATGTTGCCCGAACTGCTAAAATAATTTTTAATTTTTCAAATGATTTAGTCGTAGCAACAAACGGTTATGAAATAAAAGAAAATGAAAAGAGAGAATTAGAAAATAAAGGAATAAATGTGATTACTGATAAGATTAAAGAAATGAAAGGGCATAATGGGGTACTGAATAGTGTCGTCTTTCAAAATGGGTTAGAAATAGAGCGGGAAGCAGGCTTTATTACTCCATCCTCTTATGCAACAAATACCATTGGTCAAGGATTTTCTTGTGATTTAGATGAACAAGGGTTAATCGTTGTTGATCATTTCGGAAGAACATCAGAAAAAAATGTGTATGCAGCCGGCGACGCTGCACAGCCTGCGCCAACGGAAATCGTCCTTTCGGAGGCAACAGGAATTCTAGTGGCAATAACAATTAATTCAGATATTTCAATTGAAAAGTTTTAA
- a CDS encoding FAD-dependent oxidoreductase — MGIFECAIIGGGPAGLNAVLLLGRVNRSVALFDTKNEHLAFELQESISRNGNEAIEFMQAAKEKLNQYPTIHSIVSKNVRAIKQSDNKLFKIYTEDGQSFLAEKLLLTDGTEVQTDIPNIKQYYNKSIFTSHMAMAGN, encoded by the coding sequence ATGGGAATTTTTGAATGTGCAATTATTGGTGGAGGACCAGCAGGATTAAATGCAGTATTATTGTTAGGTAGAGTGAATCGATCAGTCGCATTGTTCGATACAAAGAATGAACACCTTGCATTCGAGCTTCAAGAGAGTATTTCAAGAAATGGAAATGAGGCCATTGAATTCATGCAAGCAGCAAAAGAAAAATTAAATCAATATCCAACTATTCATTCAATCGTCAGTAAAAATGTTAGGGCTATTAAACAATCTGACAATAAGCTTTTTAAAATTTATACAGAAGATGGCCAGAGCTTTCTTGCTGAGAAACTCCTTTTGACAGATGGTACTGAAGTACAGACAGATATCCCAAATATTAAGCAATATTATAATAAGAGTATTTTCACTTCACATATGGCTATGGCTGGGAATTAA
- a CDS encoding thioredoxin family protein: protein MAIAHITTKQELGEHLKTKKIVIINFWAEWCSPCKMFGMVLNQLDEEYDDKVKILRVNVDKSPEIAAEYQVLGIPHSRLIIHNKLHEPIVGYIPLENLKQIIGV from the coding sequence ATGGCAATTGCTCATATAACAACAAAGCAAGAATTAGGAGAACACCTAAAAACTAAAAAAATTGTGATTATAAATTTTTGGGCTGAGTGGTGTAGTCCTTGTAAAATGTTTGGAATGGTTTTAAATCAACTTGATGAAGAGTACGATGATAAGGTGAAAATTTTAAGGGTGAATGTTGACAAAAGTCCGGAGATTGCAGCGGAATATCAGGTTCTTGGGATCCCTCATTCACGTTTGATTATTCATAATAAATTACATGAACCAATTGTTGGATATATTCCTTTAGAAAACCTAAAGCAAATTATTGGAGTTTGA
- a CDS encoding NAD(P)/FAD-dependent oxidoreductase — MKTFDCAVIGAGGAGLNASLILGRSRKNVALFDNGTNRNRVTQESHGFLTRDGIKPADFKEIALKDVKKYPSVHFYQNTVMNITKQSNGLFKIETLEEVEYVAERIILATGVQERFPAIPDIKNYYGKSLFSCPTCDGWELRDKPLIIISEDEEQTLFKGKLLYNWSKDLVIATNGHEVSASTLDELQRKDISVITEPIQNLNGEDGYLNKVVFSSGLEIERVGGFIVSNFVRPNQFAEQLGCQLNENGSIVIDEAGRTTEENVYAAGETAKLGQSSLIVAAAEGYKTAMAVVFDSTM, encoded by the coding sequence ATGAAAACATTTGATTGTGCAGTTATAGGTGCAGGTGGCGCCGGTTTAAATGCAAGTTTGATTTTAGGGAGGTCCCGCAAAAATGTCGCCTTATTTGATAATGGAACAAATCGGAATCGTGTGACGCAGGAATCACATGGGTTTCTAACACGTGATGGCATTAAACCAGCAGACTTTAAAGAAATAGCTTTAAAAGATGTAAAAAAATACCCTTCAGTTCATTTTTATCAAAACACAGTGATGAATATAACAAAGCAATCAAACGGATTGTTTAAAATTGAGACGTTAGAAGAAGTAGAGTATGTTGCTGAGAGAATAATATTGGCCACAGGTGTTCAAGAGAGATTTCCAGCGATTCCTGATATTAAAAATTATTATGGGAAAAGTCTATTCAGCTGCCCAACTTGTGATGGATGGGAGCTAAGGGATAAACCTCTAATTATCATTTCAGAGGATGAAGAACAAACCCTTTTTAAAGGAAAGTTATTATATAACTGGTCAAAAGATTTAGTAATAGCTACAAATGGTCATGAAGTTTCTGCTTCGACATTAGATGAACTACAAAGAAAAGATATATCTGTTATTACCGAACCTATTCAAAACTTAAATGGTGAGGATGGTTATTTAAACAAAGTAGTGTTTAGTTCAGGACTTGAAATCGAAAGAGTGGGAGGATTTATCGTATCTAATTTTGTGCGACCAAATCAATTTGCAGAGCAGCTTGGTTGTCAATTAAATGAAAATGGTAGCATAGTGATAGATGAGGCAGGACGAACAACTGAAGAAAATGTTTATGCAGCGGGGGAGACAGCAAAATTAGGTCAGTCTTCATTAATAGTTGCAGCTGCTGAAGGTTATAAAACCGCGATGGCAGTTGTTTTCGATAGTACAATGTAA
- a CDS encoding Rrf2 family transcriptional regulator, producing MKYSKATNYALHTMLFLAKEIPNKPMGVQQLAEMQNVSPTYLSKILTKLVKEGMINSVSGANGGYTLSRNWEDISFLDIIHAIEGKSSLFDCCLYNDPKCVIKEVMLSAEEKLENELRNRKISDFVKK from the coding sequence ATGAAATATTCTAAAGCTACAAATTATGCACTACACACAATGCTTTTTCTTGCAAAGGAAATACCAAATAAACCAATGGGTGTTCAACAATTAGCTGAGATGCAAAATGTTTCTCCCACATATTTATCTAAAATCCTTACCAAGTTAGTCAAAGAGGGCATGATTAACTCCGTATCAGGTGCTAATGGTGGATATACACTTAGTCGCAATTGGGAAGATATCTCATTTTTAGATATAATTCATGCGATTGAAGGCAAATCTTCGTTGTTTGATTGTTGTTTATATAATGATCCTAAATGTGTAATAAAAGAAGTAATGCTATCTGCAGAAGAAAAACTTGAGAATGAGTTAAGAAATAGAAAAATATCGGATTTTGTGAAAAAATAG
- a CDS encoding GNAT family N-acetyltransferase: MPLFSQTITDFWESQFLNGDIIYNDKTFTVTINHDLSEDSRVMVLETADGRVMAVLTSEMAEKLDLFRGQELSELNFHQKLNEGGVTLHGADYLFYFSEAEKNALLQENQEGTLRQLTEQDDAIFSAFESSASEQDLDDAYVELDHWAVFGSFEQNRLVCAASMYPWGEDVQIADLGVLTLSAYRGKGHARKVVRSICKYAYEQGYEPQYRCQLDNEASRFLAKAAGLTLFGKWDVISPDCTIRESK; encoded by the coding sequence ATGCCTTTATTTTCACAAACGATAACTGACTTTTGGGAGTCACAATTTTTAAATGGAGACATTATCTACAACGATAAAACTTTTACTGTCACCATCAACCATGACCTGAGCGAAGACAGTCGGGTCATGGTACTGGAAACTGCTGACGGCCGGGTTATGGCAGTCTTGACATCTGAAATGGCTGAGAAGTTAGATCTTTTTAGAGGACAAGAGCTGTCAGAGCTAAACTTCCACCAAAAATTGAATGAAGGGGGAGTCACACTGCATGGCGCAGATTATCTTTTTTATTTTTCGGAAGCAGAAAAGAACGCCTTGCTGCAAGAAAATCAGGAAGGGACATTGCGCCAATTAACCGAACAGGATGATGCAATTTTCTCAGCGTTTGAATCCTCTGCCTCTGAACAAGATTTGGATGACGCTTATGTAGAGTTGGATCATTGGGCAGTATTTGGCTCTTTTGAACAAAATCGCTTGGTTTGTGCTGCTAGCATGTATCCCTGGGGAGAAGATGTACAAATAGCGGATCTCGGCGTATTGACCCTATCAGCTTATAGAGGAAAAGGTCATGCTCGTAAAGTGGTGCGTTCAATCTGCAAATATGCCTATGAGCAGGGATACGAACCACAGTACAGATGCCAGCTCGATAACGAGGCTTCTAGATTCTTAGCTAAAGCTGCAGGTTTAACACTGTTTGGAAAGTGGGATGTAATTTCCCCTGATTGCACTATCAGAGAATCCAAGTAG
- a CDS encoding LysR family transcriptional regulator has translation MEIRQLKTFWTLASTCSFSRTAEVLNYVPSTITMQIKALEEELGVKLLDRLGKSVILTDAGHRLLPYANKILNDIEEARYVSSESGELTGTITIGADEVLCTYRLPALLRVFRERYPHVRLLFRPLSSHNLKQSLREGNVDVVFMLDEPSVSTDLHTELLMDEPFLMVVSPNHPLAACSTLCIEDFNREQILLSEKGCSYRTFFYHTLLRKGADSLTELEFNSVEAIKQCAMVGLGIALLPEMSLKGELERGELITLPWDLSEIQFATQMLWHQEKWISPSMKEFIELARSVLKLKVS, from the coding sequence ATGGAAATTCGCCAACTTAAAACATTTTGGACGCTTGCTTCTACATGTAGTTTTAGTAGAACTGCTGAAGTATTGAACTATGTTCCGTCTACTATAACAATGCAAATCAAGGCTTTAGAGGAAGAATTAGGAGTTAAGCTATTAGATCGACTAGGGAAGAGTGTCATTTTAACAGATGCAGGTCATCGTTTATTGCCCTATGCCAATAAAATTTTAAATGATATAGAGGAGGCTCGATATGTCTCTAGTGAGAGCGGAGAATTAACTGGTACGATTACAATCGGTGCAGACGAAGTGCTCTGTACATACCGTTTACCCGCATTACTCCGGGTTTTTCGCGAACGATATCCACATGTCCGTCTTTTATTTAGACCCTTGTCTAGTCACAATTTGAAACAGAGTTTGAGGGAGGGGAATGTGGATGTGGTCTTTATGCTGGATGAACCTAGCGTATCTACGGATCTTCATACCGAACTTTTAATGGATGAACCTTTTCTTATGGTAGTTTCCCCCAACCATCCATTAGCTGCATGCTCTACATTATGTATAGAAGATTTTAACAGAGAGCAGATTCTACTTAGTGAAAAGGGTTGCTCATACCGAACTTTCTTCTACCACACGTTATTGAGAAAAGGGGCAGACAGCTTGACTGAACTTGAGTTTAATAGTGTAGAGGCCATTAAACAATGTGCAATGGTTGGGCTCGGCATTGCCTTACTTCCTGAAATGTCACTTAAGGGAGAGTTAGAGCGGGGAGAACTAATCACTTTACCGTGGGATTTATCTGAAATACAATTTGCTACTCAAATGCTGTGGCATCAAGAGAAATGGATTTCACCATCAATGAAGGAGTTTATCGAATTGGCAAGAAGTGTACTAAAATTAAAAGTTTCATAA
- a CDS encoding alpha/beta fold hydrolase, whose product MKDYEIYSLGDVELQSGQKLPQAFLAYKTYGALNSTKSNVIVYPTWFAGQHTDNEWLIGPGKALDSDKYFIIVPNMLGNGLSSSPSNTPAPFDRGNFPLVTIYDNVRLQHRLITEKFGITKIALVVGWSLGALQTFQWGSSYPEMVERIAPFGGTAKTRPHAQLVFEALIVALQADSNWKEGFYSYQPTRGLAAMGRAYAPWGFSQSYYLEQLYQEEGYSTLKAYLEDYWDQVFLSFDANDLIAVLRTGISGDISANPLDKGNFEQALNRIGAQALVMPGSTDLFFPPEDNAYEVKHMPNAIFQPIESKWGHCFGIGQNEQDSLVIDNHLKQFLLLTNG is encoded by the coding sequence ATGAAAGATTACGAAATTTATTCATTGGGAGATGTCGAGCTACAATCGGGTCAAAAGCTGCCCCAAGCCTTCCTTGCCTATAAAACTTATGGAGCCTTAAATTCTACTAAGTCAAACGTAATTGTCTATCCTACCTGGTTTGCTGGTCAGCATACTGATAATGAGTGGTTGATTGGACCTGGTAAAGCTCTCGATTCGGACAAATATTTTATTATTGTGCCTAATATGTTGGGAAATGGTCTATCTTCCTCACCAAGCAATACACCAGCCCCTTTTGACAGAGGGAATTTTCCGCTTGTAACGATTTATGATAATGTCCGGCTACAACATCGGCTCATAACCGAGAAATTTGGTATTACGAAGATTGCTTTAGTTGTTGGCTGGTCACTCGGAGCACTTCAAACCTTTCAATGGGGATCAAGCTATCCTGAGATGGTCGAGCGCATTGCACCGTTTGGTGGAACAGCAAAGACGAGGCCACATGCACAGCTTGTTTTTGAGGCACTTATCGTAGCCTTGCAAGCGGATTCTAACTGGAAGGAAGGTTTCTATAGCTATCAGCCTACAAGAGGACTTGCAGCGATGGGACGTGCCTATGCTCCTTGGGGGTTTTCTCAGTCTTATTATTTAGAACAGCTCTATCAGGAAGAAGGATACTCAACGTTAAAGGCATATCTAGAAGATTATTGGGATCAAGTGTTCCTTTCCTTCGATGCCAACGACTTAATTGCTGTGCTCCGTACTGGAATCAGCGGGGATATTAGCGCCAATCCTCTAGACAAGGGAAATTTTGAACAGGCATTAAACCGTATTGGCGCTCAAGCACTTGTTATGCCAGGCTCGACCGATCTGTTTTTCCCTCCGGAAGATAATGCATATGAAGTAAAACATATGCCTAATGCTATTTTTCAACCAATCGAATCCAAGTGGGGACATTGCTTTGGAATCGGTCAAAACGAACAGGATTCCCTCGTGATAGACAACCATTTGAAACAATTTTTGCTGTTAACAAATGGCTGA
- a CDS encoding GNAT family N-acetyltransferase, with product MNITLTNVDKNNYEDVCDLSVAENQYDYVAENMWSLVESKFNPSYQTRAICIDEKPVGFFMWVPETTKRISIWRFMVDKNYQNKGIGRKALQLALNEIKQTDGLEEIEICYNPNNPVAKDFYGSFGFVEVGIDPEGEDVLAIINLVSTFNSGEINNKF from the coding sequence ATGAACATAACGCTTACTAATGTGGATAAAAATAATTATGAGGATGTTTGTGACCTATCTGTGGCAGAAAATCAGTATGATTATGTAGCAGAAAATATGTGGTCACTCGTTGAATCAAAATTCAACCCCTCCTATCAAACACGCGCAATTTGTATAGATGAGAAACCTGTCGGATTTTTCATGTGGGTGCCTGAAACAACTAAGAGAATATCGATTTGGAGATTTATGGTAGATAAAAACTATCAAAACAAAGGTATCGGACGTAAAGCTTTACAACTAGCGCTTAACGAAATTAAACAAACAGATGGATTAGAAGAGATTGAAATCTGCTACAATCCAAATAATCCTGTAGCGAAAGATTTTTACGGAAGCTTCGGTTTCGTGGAAGTCGGTATAGATCCAGAGGGTGAAGATGTATTAGCCATTATAAATTTAGTCTCTACCTTTAATAGTGGTGAGATAAATAACAAATTTTAG
- a CDS encoding serine hydrolase domain-containing protein, with protein MNSICNQTIDTAIQQLFNNLSPDEPGCAYIASFDAGVTYKGAVGLASIEKKLPITTKTVFNLASVSKQFTAFTILLLEQEGKLSLDDSILKYIPSLGEYAESVTLRHLIHHTGGLVDYMELAEKAGVSDKEKLTAEQSLEHLASHPIADFPVGTKFEYSNTGYFLLSLVVEIASGKSLREFSKERIFGPLNMIDTTIVDSYPTNIPIARGYTKNEQGEFEIYESPWEHTGDGAVHTNVEDLVKWGQNFATGIVGGKELVKRMGEVGPKTSSTGELIIDNEDYAFGLSIGKDFNSSYLEHSGLWAGYPSHFIYFIEERLTIAVLSNVEDFDSEEYAIKMAEIILGKHAKK; from the coding sequence ATGAATAGTATATGTAATCAAACGATAGATACAGCAATTCAACAATTATTTAACAACCTTTCACCAGACGAACCGGGCTGTGCTTATATTGCGAGTTTCGATGCTGGTGTAACATATAAGGGGGCAGTTGGTTTAGCTTCTATAGAAAAGAAATTACCCATTACAACAAAAACTGTTTTCAATCTTGCATCCGTCTCTAAACAGTTTACAGCATTCACCATTTTGTTATTGGAGCAGGAAGGTAAACTAAGTTTAGACGATTCAATTTTAAAGTATATACCTTCTCTTGGGGAATATGCTGAATCTGTCACGCTAAGACATCTGATTCATCATACTGGTGGATTAGTAGATTATATGGAATTAGCTGAAAAAGCAGGGGTTTCGGATAAAGAGAAATTAACTGCTGAACAATCTCTAGAACATCTTGCCAGCCATCCAATTGCAGATTTTCCTGTTGGAACAAAATTTGAATATAGTAACACGGGATATTTTTTATTATCTTTAGTAGTTGAAATAGCTAGTGGAAAATCTCTTCGTGAATTTTCGAAGGAACGTATTTTTGGTCCTTTAAATATGATTGATACAACTATCGTGGATAGCTATCCAACTAATATTCCGATTGCTCGTGGGTACACGAAGAACGAGCAAGGTGAATTTGAAATTTATGAAAGTCCTTGGGAACATACTGGTGATGGAGCGGTTCATACAAATGTTGAGGATTTAGTAAAATGGGGGCAAAACTTCGCTACTGGCATTGTTGGTGGGAAAGAGCTTGTTAAAAGAATGGGGGAGGTAGGACCAAAAACTTCTTCAACTGGCGAGCTAATTATAGATAATGAAGACTATGCTTTTGGCTTGTCTATTGGTAAAGATTTTAATAGTTCCTACTTGGAGCATTCTGGACTCTGGGCTGGCTATCCTTCTCACTTCATCTACTTCATAGAGGAACGTTTAACGATTGCGGTGCTAAGTAATGTTGAGGATTTTGATAGTGAAGAATATGCAATAAAAATGGCAGAAATTATTTTAGGGAAACATGCAAAGAAATAA